The Fimbriimonadaceae bacterium nucleotide sequence ACGATCGCCTCGTCGCCCTGCCGCAGCACGGTGCAGTTCTTGCCGATCTCACCGCAACCGCCGAGGGGGATGACTTGGACGAGGGACATTGCTGGGGAGGCTACCGCCGAACGCCGTCGCCGTGCCCTCTTGGCCCTTTTAGTCCTATCCGCCCATAGAGCGGAGTCTCGCCCAAGCTCCCCTCTCCTCCTGCGAAGGAGAGGGGGCTAGGGGGTGAGGTCGACCGGCCGCGCCTGCTCCCAGCCCCCGCGCGAGAAGTCGGGGACGTCCACCGACTGTCCTCGGTTCGCAACGGACCACTCGCTCAGGCACCCGACCACGGACCATGCCGCCGCGTCGTAAACGCTCTGGTCCATCGGCTTGCCCTCGCGCAGGTTGTGCACGATGCGCCACAGCATCACGAAGTCCATCCCCCCGTGCCCGCCCTGGTTCGCGGGGTCCTTGGCTACTTTCGTCCAGAGGGGGTGGTCGAACTCGTCGTACCACGCCTTCAGCCCCTCGCCCTGCTCCCAGCGGTCGGTGTCCTTCGACCGGCCCTCGACGACCACGCGGTTCGGGAAGCCGCCCCAAACGCCTTTCGTGCCTTGCACCAAGTTGTGCCGGGTGTAAGGACGCGGGAGTTGTTCGTCCCATTGCACCATGATCGTCCGCCCCTTCACGGTCCGTACGATCGTCGTGTTGATGTCCCCGCACTGGAACTTCAGGTCGCGCCGCGGATGGCCCTCCGGAAACTCCTTCTCGGCGTAAATCGCCCGGGCCCGGGCGTTCGACGAGACCGACGAGAGGTAGTCGAAGCGGTCGCCCCGGTTGACGTCCAGGCAATGCGCCACCGGGCCGAGGCCGTGGGTGGGATAGAGGTTGCCGTTGCGCCTGGTGTATTCAAGCGTCCGCCAGGAGCCTGTGCCCCGCTCGATCTCCTTCATCTGCCAACGCAGGTCGTGGATGTACGCCGCCTCGGCATGCAGGAGCTCGCCTAAGACTCCCTTCTGGCAGAGGTTCAGCAGCAGCAGCTCGTCGCGGCCGTAGTTGACGTTCTCCATCATCATGCAGTGGCGCTTGGTCTCCTCGGCTGTGTCCACGAGCTCCCAGCAGCCTTCCACCGTAGTCGCCGCAGGCACTTCGAGGAACGCGTGCTTGCCCGCTTTCATCGCCCCCACCGCCATCGGCACGTGCTCGGCCCAGGGCGTGGCGATGACGACGATGTCCACGTCGTCCCGCTGGACCATCTCGCGCCAATGCTGCGGGCCGTCGGTGTAGAGCGTCGGCGCTTTGCGGCCCTTGTCGGTGCAGGCCTTGGCCGAGCGCTCCGCCCAGTCCTTGTAAAGATCGCAGACCGCCGTCACCTCGACGCCTTCGAGGAGCAACATCTGCTCGACGTGGCCCGAACCCCGCGCCCCGACCCCGATAAAGCCGACCCGCACCGTCTCCATCGGCTTGTCGGCGAATTGGCTCATGTCACCGCCCGCACGCTTCGGAACTCGGGCGAAAGGCTGGCTTTGCGTCACATAAGGCATCGTGAGGCCGAGGCCTGTCGCGGCCGCGCCGGCGAGGAACTCTCTTCGATCCACAAGCCGAGTTTAGCCCTGCCCGACCCCAGTCGCGCGCTACACGACCGGTAGCGTCGGGCTTGGCATTTCGTTCAGGCTCTCGAACCCGCCATCGGTCACCGCCACCAAGTTCTCGATCCGGATCCCGAATCGCCCGGGAAGATAGACACCGGGCTCGATGCTAAACACGTTCCCCACGCCCAAGGGCTGCGTCTCGCCCTCGCAAATGTATGGAGGCTCATGTCCGCGCCGGCCGACCCCATGGCCCAGGCGGTGCACGAAGTTCGGGCCGTAGCCCGCGTCTTCGATCACCTTGCGCGCCGCCCGATCGACCTCCTCGGCCGGGACGCCGGGACGCACAGCCTCCATCCCGGCCAGGAACGCGGCATGGACGACCTCATACACCCTTGCGACCTCGGGATCGGGATCGCCAAAGGCAAGGCATCGGGTGATGTCGCTGTGGTAGCCGTTCACAAGACAACCGAAGTCGAGGAGGGCGACCTCGTTGTCACCGAGCACCCGGTCCCCCGTCTCGTGGTGGGGCTCCGCCGAGTTTGGCCCGAACGCAGCGATGCAAAAGGTCGGCGTGCCGCCGAGCCTCTCCATCTCCTCCAGGAGGGCCCTGGCCGCCTGGCGCTCGGTCACACCTGGCTTGATCGCGGTCCCGAGGAGCTTCGGCAGGGCCGCGTCGGCGATCTGGCCCGCCCGTCGCAGGCTCGCAAGTTCTTCCGCCGTCTTGGCCTTGGTCAGCTCGGCGAGGATCGACGATCCCGGTCGGAACAGCGCGCCGGGCAACAGCTCTTGGAGCTTGAGAAGCGAGCTGGCCCGCATCTCGTCGTCCACGGCGATCACCGCCGAGCGCAGGTTCCATTCCTCCGCCAGGCGCAGCACGGCTTGGTCCGGCCCTTCAGAATCGTGCCATGGCCGCACATCTGTGAGTCCGGCTTTGCGAGCGTGGGTCTCGGTCAAGCTCGGGCAGACCAGACAACCGTTGCCGTCCGCTTTCGTCGCGTGGAAGAGCAGCCGCTCGTGCCCGTCCTCAGCGAACCCGGTGAGGTATTCGAGCGTCACTTGGGAGCTCGCGAGGAAGACGTCCACCCCGTTGCGCGCGAGCGCCTTCGCCAGTTGGTCCACCTTTCCAATTGATGCGGCCACGTCCTGGCATTATGGCCCCGAAGCCACCCGCCTTCTGTGAACCATAATTGTCCCTGTGCAAGTAGGTTTCACGCCTCCTTGTTGGAACGACACCGTGACTTCTAAAAGAACTTCCCTTGGTCAAGGTCGACTCTACGGCCTGTTCTTCGCCCTTTCCCTTGTCGCGGCCGCGCCGGCCGTCCAGGAGAAGGTCAAGCTTCAAGTGCTCGGCACCGAGGGCCAGATCGCTCGGTACAAGTCCACCGCGAACGTCCAACTGGATGCGGGCGGGCAACAGCTGAAGCTTGAAATTAACGAGACCTACAAGGTCACCGTCATGAAATCCGCGGACGGCACCGTGACTTTCGAGCGGCTCACAGAGTCGAGCTCGCAGTCCATCAACGGCCAGACGATGCCCGCGAGCGAGGAGAAGGAGGCCCCGAGCACGACCGTCGTGCGCGCAGACGGCACCCTGGCCTCCTATAAGGACTCGCGGTCGGAAGACGACGAAGGCTTCTCCGTCCGGCTCTGGATCGCCCAGCAACCCGTCTTCTCCGAGAAGCCGGTCGGCGTCGGCGACAAGTGGAAGTACGACTACAAGGCAGACGCGACGCTGCGGTCCAAGGCGGCCAGCGCGAACTTCGAGCTCGTCGCCTTTGAGGAAGTCGCCGGCGTGAAATGCGCGAAGATCAACATGCGCTACACCGAGAGTTCGGGCACGCCTGCCCTGGGCTCAAAATCGGTCCTCTGGGTCGAGGTCGCAACGGGCGACGTCGTCAAGAACACGTTCGAGCTTTCGAACGTCCCCTTCCCCGGCCCGACCGGCACGATCTATGCCCAGGCGACGGGGACCGGCGAGCGCACCGCGGGCAGCCCGATGCCGGGTGGCCCGGGCGGCGAGGCCGGGGCCGAGCCGGAAGCCAAGAAGATCGAGGACGTGGTCAAGGGCTACGACAAGCTCGAAGGCTTCGTCACCGCCTACACCAAGGACGAAGAAGGACGCAAGTCCATCTACCTCGAGGTGAAGAACGACCAGGTCGGGAAGCTGATGATGCTCCAGGCCACGGCC carries:
- a CDS encoding Gfo/Idh/MocA family oxidoreductase encodes the protein MDRREFLAGAAATGLGLTMPYVTQSQPFARVPKRAGGDMSQFADKPMETVRVGFIGVGARGSGHVEQMLLLEGVEVTAVCDLYKDWAERSAKACTDKGRKAPTLYTDGPQHWREMVQRDDVDIVVIATPWAEHVPMAVGAMKAGKHAFLEVPAATTVEGCWELVDTAEETKRHCMMMENVNYGRDELLLLNLCQKGVLGELLHAEAAYIHDLRWQMKEIERGTGSWRTLEYTRRNGNLYPTHGLGPVAHCLDVNRGDRFDYLSSVSSNARARAIYAEKEFPEGHPRRDLKFQCGDINTTIVRTVKGRTIMVQWDEQLPRPYTRHNLVQGTKGVWGGFPNRVVVEGRSKDTDRWEQGEGLKAWYDEFDHPLWTKVAKDPANQGGHGGMDFVMLWRIVHNLREGKPMDQSVYDAAAWSVVGCLSEWSVANRGQSVDVPDFSRGGWEQARPVDLTP
- a CDS encoding aminopeptidase P family protein, with amino-acid sequence MAASIGKVDQLAKALARNGVDVFLASSQVTLEYLTGFAEDGHERLLFHATKADGNGCLVCPSLTETHARKAGLTDVRPWHDSEGPDQAVLRLAEEWNLRSAVIAVDDEMRASSLLKLQELLPGALFRPGSSILAELTKAKTAEELASLRRAGQIADAALPKLLGTAIKPGVTERQAARALLEEMERLGGTPTFCIAAFGPNSAEPHHETGDRVLGDNEVALLDFGCLVNGYHSDITRCLAFGDPDPEVARVYEVVHAAFLAGMEAVRPGVPAEEVDRAARKVIEDAGYGPNFVHRLGHGVGRRGHEPPYICEGETQPLGVGNVFSIEPGVYLPGRFGIRIENLVAVTDGGFESLNEMPSPTLPVV